One window of the Candidatus Chryseobacterium colombiense genome contains the following:
- a CDS encoding FAD-dependent oxidoreductase: MKTENYDVIVIGGGAIGLATAYHLGQRKAKTLVLEQFTFVNQLGSSAGVSRQFRIPYPDEYMVQMALDAEPYWAELQKKTDEPLLDKVGTLWFGDPNVHSTEGNIAEAEEALKALKVPYTTLTAKEIEEKYHFKNLPETYTGLFQPDGASINFKATIETLLELCKKEESVILEENSPVLKINQIGDLFEVETPNGIYISKKLAIIPGPYINSVINLLNFKIQATYWNMSSAYFKKTDPDIQYPTWFVFQNPVGKNGNQFYGFPSVDWDHPDYIRVAPDFVITPLDDPSERTLIPNPLELGYTSEWVEEHMTGLAVEPEYTSTCLISLSTIANKELLIDFAPSYVPNHKNIVVYATGWAAKFTPFLGKIMSDLALDGHTDFDISPFQLGQNYFRKLI, from the coding sequence ATGAAAACAGAAAACTATGACGTTATCGTCATTGGCGGAGGTGCGATCGGTTTGGCTACCGCTTATCATCTTGGTCAACGAAAAGCAAAAACCCTTGTTCTAGAGCAATTTACCTTTGTGAATCAATTGGGAAGTTCAGCAGGAGTTTCAAGGCAGTTCAGAATTCCATATCCTGATGAATATATGGTACAAATGGCTCTGGATGCTGAACCTTATTGGGCTGAACTGCAAAAAAAAACCGATGAACCATTACTGGATAAAGTTGGAACGCTTTGGTTTGGAGATCCTAATGTACATTCCACCGAAGGAAATATTGCTGAAGCTGAAGAGGCATTAAAAGCATTAAAAGTTCCTTATACAACCCTTACGGCAAAAGAGATTGAAGAAAAATATCACTTTAAAAATCTTCCTGAAACATATACAGGACTTTTTCAGCCGGATGGAGCGAGCATCAATTTTAAAGCAACCATAGAAACCCTTTTAGAGCTTTGTAAAAAAGAAGAAAGTGTTATACTGGAAGAAAATTCTCCGGTTCTTAAAATCAACCAGATCGGTGATCTTTTTGAAGTTGAAACTCCGAATGGGATTTATATTTCTAAAAAGCTGGCTATTATTCCCGGTCCCTATATCAACAGTGTTATCAATTTACTGAATTTTAAAATCCAGGCGACGTACTGGAATATGTCTTCTGCTTATTTTAAAAAGACAGATCCTGATATTCAGTATCCTACCTGGTTTGTATTCCAAAACCCTGTTGGAAAAAATGGAAATCAGTTTTACGGTTTTCCTTCGGTAGACTGGGATCACCCTGACTATATTCGTGTAGCACCGGATTTTGTAATCACTCCGCTAGATGATCCGAGTGAAAGAACTTTAATTCCTAATCCATTGGAGCTAGGCTATACTTCCGAATGGGTAGAAGAGCATATGACAGGTTTGGCGGTAGAACCAGAATATACTTCAACATGTCTTATTTCACTCAGTACAATTGCCAATAAAGAATTGCTGATTGATTTTGCGCCAAGTTATGTTCCGAATCACAAAAATATTGTGGTGTATGCAACAGGTTGGGCGGCAAAATTTACTCCGTTTCTGGGTAAAATAATGTCAGATCTTGCTTTGGACGGGCATACGGATTTTGATATTAGCCCATTCCAATTAGGACAAAATTATTTTAGAAAACTCATTTAA